From the genome of Leptodactylus fuscus isolate aLepFus1 chromosome 1, aLepFus1.hap2, whole genome shotgun sequence, one region includes:
- the LOC142193630 gene encoding glutathione S-transferase theta-1-like: MCELILYLDLLSQPCRSVYIFAKANNIPFQHEEVLLFKGDQLAEDFGKVNVLRKVPALKDGDFTMAESAAMLLYLARKYNTPDHWYPSDIQKRARVDEYLAWQHTNTRPLGSKLFWVKAMTPYILGHEAAPEILNPPLLEFSETLTALQEKFLQDKPFLAGDEISIADVVALVEIMQPIAAGVDVFEDKPKLSAWKQRVEEAIGADLFKEAHEKILNIKEMQNQPVPPQLKERLKARLEAFSRK, from the exons ATGTGCGAGCTAATACTTTACCTGGACCTGCTCTCCCAGCCCTGCCGCTCTGTGTACATCTTCGCCAAGGCTAACAACATCCCCTTCCAGCACGAGGAGGTCTTACTTTTCAAAG GTGATCAGTTGGCTGAAGACTTTGGTAAGGTGAATGTACTTCGTAAGGTGCCAGCTCTTAAGGATGGAGACTTCACAATGGCTGAAAG CGCTGCAATGCTCCTTTATTTAGCGCGTAAGTATAACACTCCAGATCACTGGTACCCATCAGACATTCAGAAGCGTGCTCGTGTTGACGAATATCTAGCTTGGCAGCATACAAATACCCGTCCACTTGGTTCCAAACTGTTTTGGGTCAAG gccatgACTCCATATATTCTTGGTCATGAAGCTGCACCTGAGATACTAAATCCTCCTCTTTTAGAGTTTAGTGAGACTTTGACAGCCTTACAAGAGAAATTCTTGCAGGACAAACCATTCTTGGCTGGAGATGAGATCTCCATTGCAGATGTGGTAGCACTTGTAGAAATTATGCAG CCCATTGCCGCTGGAGTGGATGTCTTCGAAGACAAACCCAAGTTGTCAGCCTGGAAGCAAAGAGTGGAGGAAGCCATTGGAGCAGATCTCTTCAAAGAGGCACATGAGAAAATACTCAATATAAAGGAGATGCAAAATCAACCAGTCCCTCCACAGCTCAAGGAGCGTCTTAAAGCCAGACTAGAAGCTTTCAGCCGCAAATGA
- the LOC142202313 gene encoding small ribosomal subunit protein eS12-like, whose translation MAEEGISAGGVMDINTALQEVLKTALIHDGLARGIREAAKALDKRQAHLCVLAFNCDEPMYVKLVEALCAEHQINLIKVDDSKKLGKWVGLCKIDREGKHRKVVVKDYGKESQAKDVIEEYFKCNTMVDL comes from the coding sequence ATGGCCGAGGAAGGCATTTCTGCTGGAGGTGTAATGGATATTAACACCGCTCTTCAAGAAGTGCTCAAGACCGCACTTATCCATGATGGCCTGGCCCGTGGCATTCGTGAAGCTGCCAAGGCTCTTGACAAACGTCAAGCTCACCTGTGCGTCCTGGCTTTCAACTGTGATGAACCAATGTATGTGAAGCTAGTTGAGGCTCTGTGTGCTGAGCATCAGATCAATCTCATCAAGGTTGATGACAGCAAGAAGCTTGGCAAATGGGTGGGTCTCTGTAAAATCGACAGGGAAGGCAAACACCGTAAGGTGGTTGTCAAGGACTATGGCAAGGAATCCCAGGCCAAGGATGTTATTGAAGAATACTTCAAGTGCAATACAATGGTTGATCTTTGA
- the LOC142202193 gene encoding glutathione S-transferase theta-1-like, whose amino-acid sequence MADLTLYLDLVSQPCRSVYFFAMANNIPFKFQEIDLFRGGHMSEDFCRLNLLHNVPTLKDGDFVMTESTAILLYLANKYNTPEHWYPSDLQKRARVNEYLAWQHTNTHPRGARLFWVKAMTPYLLDHEATPETLQSARSELDATLTTLQNKFLEDKPFLVGNEISIADLVAIAEIMQPVVVGVDVFEDKPILSAWKQRVEEAIGTDLFKEAHEKLLHLKDTKDQAISPKHKERLIARLEYHTIGFKQIL is encoded by the exons ATGGCGGACCTAACACTTTACTTGGACTTGGTCTCCCAGCCCTGCCGCTCTGTTTATTTCTTTGCTATGGCTAACAATATCCCCTTCAAATTCCAGGAGATAGATCTTTTCAGAG GAGGCCATATGTCGGAGGATTTTTGTAGGTTGAATCTACTTCATAATGTACCTACTCTCAAGGATGGAGACTTCGTAATGACTGAGAG CACTGCAATCCTCCTTTATCTAGCTAACAAGTATAATACCCCTGAGCACTGGTACCCATCAGACCTCCAGAAACGTGCTCGTGTAAATGAATATCTTGCTTGGCAACATACAAATACCCATCCACGTGGTGCCAGACTGTTTTGGGTCAAG GCCATGACTCCATATCTCCTAGATCATGAAGCCACACCTGAGACATTACAATCTGCTCGTTCTGAGCTTGATGCTACTTTGACAACTCTACAAAATAAATTCCTCGAGGACAAACCTTTTTTGGTTGGAAATGAGATCTCCATTGCAGATTTAGTAGCTATTGCTGAGATTATGCAG CCAGTTGTTGTTGGAGTCGATGTCTTTGAGGATAAACCCATATTGTCGGCTTGGAAGCAAAGAGTAGAGGAGGCAATTGGAACAGATCTATTCAAAGAAGCACATGAGAAATTACTGCACCTCAAGGATACAAAAGACCAAGCAATCTCTCCAAAGCACAAGGAGCGACTTATAGCTAGACTAGAATATCACACTATTGGATTCAAGCAGATTTTATAA